Genomic window (Dyadobacter fanqingshengii):
CATTGGTATTCTGGTACATTGGTCTAATTCCTGACCTTGCTACGATCCGCGATCGTGCCACAAGCAAAGTTTCTCGCTTGATGTACGGAACATTCGCAATGGGATGGGATGGATCAGCAAAAACCTGGGCGCGTTACGAATATATCAGCTTAATTCTTGCGGGTCTTTCCACACCACTTGTACTCTCGGTTCACACAATTGTAAGTATGGACTTTGCAACGTCGGTTATTCCAGGATGGCATACAACCATTTTCCCTCCTTACTTCGTTGCAGGTGCGATTTTCTCAGGATTTGCAATGGTGCAAAACCTGATGCTGATCACCAGGGTCGTTTACAAACTTGAAGATTACATTACATTAGAGCACATTGAAACAATGAATAAGGTGATCACATTGACCGGTTCTGTGGTTGGTGTGGCTTATATCACTGAGTTCTTTATAGCATGGTATTCGGGAGTTGAATATGAATATTACGCATTCTTCAACCGTATGACCGGACCTTACTGGTGGGCATACTGGGCGATGATGACATGTAATGTAATTTCTCCACAGCTTTTCTGGTCGAGAAAGTTGCGCAGAAGCATCACTTTCACATTCTTTATTTCAGTAGTGGTAAACATTGGGATGTGGTTTGAGCGCTTCGTAATTATTGTTACATCGCTTCACCGTGACTATATTCCTTCAAGCTGGGCAATGTTCTCGCCAACTCGTTATGACATTGGTGACTACATTTTCTCTTTTGGATTATTCTTTACCTTGTTCCTTTTGTTCTCAAAATATCTGCCTGTTATAAATATGGCGGAGGTTAAGGCAGTAATCCGTTCAACTTCTGCTAACCTGCCCACAAAAATTGCAGGTGTAGCGAAGGTAAGACAACGCGGGACGGCTGAGCCGGCTTTTGATAAGGACAAAGAATAATATAGACTGACAGGTATTTTAATATAAGTATTGATATGGCAGAATTATCTGGTAAATATTTGGTCGGAGTTTACGACGATGACGATACTGTTCTTCATGCAGTGCCAAAGCTCAGAAAAGCAGGAGTGAAAATAAAAGAAGTGTATTCTCCTTTTCCGATTCACGGACTGGATGAAGCATTGGGTCACCCAAGAACGAGGATCGGGATTGCCGCATTCATGTTCGGTGTGACGGGATGTATTGTCGCGTTAACTTTGATGATCTGGACAATGGGAATTGACTGGCCGATGATCGTTGGTGGAAAAGATCCGATTTCGATTCCTAACTATATTCCTATCACTTTTGAGCTTACTGTGTTATTTACAGCATTTGGAATGGTAACAACATTCTTTATCTCAAATGGCCTGGGACCCGGTACTCACTTTCATCCGAGATTTGATGTGCGCTCAACAGATAACAAATTTGTAATGGCGATTGATCTGGGAAGAAATTCAATGTCAGAAGACGAGATATCAAGAGCGTTGAAAGACAGCGGAGCAGAAGAAGTCAACATTAAGCAATTTTAATGGAGTTTGAGAAAATGAAATTTAAAAATTTATATAAATATCTGTTAGTTGCTGGCGTAATCCTTACCGCTGCGGCTGGTTGTACAAGGGATCCTAATGATCCTGGTAAAGAGTATGCGCCGAATATGTATCTCCCTGTCGGTTATGAACCTTACAAACAGGAGAAAGCCAATCCCATTAATCCAATGGGCTTGACAATGAGATTGCCCGTCGCAGGAACAGTCGCAAGACGTAATTATCAGACATCCTTCGGACAAGCAGATTCTGCCAGTACTGATTTGATGGTTTATAACATTCCGGCTGATAGCATTGCCATTGCCGAGCGTGATTTGAAAAATCCGATCCCGTTAAATGAAAATACTTTGGCGGAAGGTAAAGTGCTTTACGAAAGATATTGCCAGCATTGCCATGGCGCAACCGGAGCCGGAGACGGGAAAGTTGCAGCGATGTATAAAGGGGTTCCTAATTACGCGAGCGACGCCTACAAAAATCTGAATGAAGGTCATATTTTCCACGTCATTACTCATGGAAAAGCACGTATGTGGCCGCATGGATCTCAGATCAATCCTGAGGAGCGCTGGAAAATTGTGCATTACGTACAAAAATTGCAGAAGGGAGCTTAATTACTTTTTGATAACAGAGAAATAAAATAAATAATGGCATCAGCACATTCGATTCCTTCTATTGAAGAACGGTTTGAATTTACATCGGGGGCTAAAAGAAATTTAATTATAGGCGGTGGCATTGGTGTTGCGCTAATAGTATTGGGTGCTTATTTAGCGGCTAATGGCGGAGGCGGACACGAAGCTGCGGCACATGGTGCAGAAGCAGCTGCCGCAGTAGGACACGGTGCAGCTGAACATGGAGCTGCCGGACACGAAGCCGCAGCAGCAACCGGGCATCATGAAGCCAACTGGGTAACCCGTATCTGGGCTAACCTTTGGGTGAATGGTGTTTATTTCACAGGTATGGCCGTTGTTGGAATGTTCTTTATTTCTTATAACTATCTGGCTCAGGCAGGATGGTCAGCAGTATTCAAAAGAGTGCCCGAAGCGATGCCAGCATTTTTACCTGTTACCGGCGTTGTAATGTTGTTAACGTTTTTCTTCGGTGGCCACGATCTTTTCCACTGGACACATGAAGGCCTTTACGAAGTAGGCGGACCAGAGTACGATCCGATTATTGCGGGTAAAAGAGGCTTTTTGAATACACCGTTTTTTGTCTTCAGGCTTGTATTTTACTTTGTTGTATGGTACGGAATGTGGCGGGTGATCCGTAATTTGTCTTTGAAAGAAGATGAAATCGGTGGGACTGAGTTTTACGAAAAATCGATCCGTTTCGGAACTGCGTTTTTGGTTGTATTTGGTGTTACATCTTCAACATCCGCATGGGATTTCGTCATGTCGATTGACACACACTGGTTTAGTACAATGTTTGGATGGTACACATTGGCAAGCTGGCATGTTGCTGGTCTGGCTGTGATCACACTGACTATTGTAATGTTAAGAGAGCGTGGATATTTGAGAGCAGTGAATTCGAGTCACCTTAGAGATTTAGGCAAGTTTGTATTTGCGTTTAGTATTTTCTGGACTTATGTGTGGTTTGCACAGTTTTTGCTAATCTACTATGCCAACTTACCGGAGGAAACGATCTACTTCTTGGAGCGTTTCAGAGGACACGATGGTATTTTTAAAGCGCCATTCTTTATTACATTGTTCTTAAATTTCTTCTTCCCATTCCTTGTCTTAATGACACGCGATGCGAAGTATACACATTCAATTCTTAAAGTGGCTTGCTGGAGTGTGATCATTGGTCATTATATGGATTTCTATACCAATATAATGCCGGGAACACTTGGGTCAAGTGCAGGGTTCGGTCCGTTGGAATGGGGATTTTTCCTTCTGTTTATTTGTGCGTTCGGTTATTCAATTGCAAGTCAGTTAGAAAAGGCAAATTTGATACCAAGGAATCATCCGATGTTGGAAGAATCATTGCATCACGATATAGCCTAATTGCAAATCCAGTTTATCATCATGAATATTATTATCGCATTAGTTGCTCTTGTTTTTCTGGTTCTCACAGGCGTTGTGATATCCAGGCTTCAGAATGTTCTTAAAAATGTAAATAAAACCGATTCGCCTGATGCGGAGCCGTCGGGCAACAAATGGAATGGGGCGATGTTTATCGTCATTCTGATAGGTGGCGCGATCAGCATTACCTGGTCATATCTTCATGCAAGAGAGTACTTTTTGCCTGAGGCATCGTCGATACACGGTCGCAGAACAGATGATTTGTTTTGGTTCTCAATGGGTATTTTGACAATTCCATTCATTATTGTCAATTTCCTGATTTTCTTCTTTGCATGGAAATATCAGCATAAGAAAAACCATCGCGCTTCATTTTATCCTGATAATCACCGATTAGAACTTATCTGGACAATTGTTCCTGCTATTGTAATGGCCCTTTTGGTATTTACGGGGTGGAAAGCATGGTCTGATATCACATCTGACGCACCGAGAGATGCAGAAGTTATTGAGATCACGGGAAAACAATTTAACTGGATCACTCGCTATGGCGGTGTGAGCGATAACAAACTGGGAGATTACAATTACAAGCTGATTGATTCTCAAAATGAGGTTGGTATAGATCTTTCGGATGAGAATTCATTTGATGATTTTACCAATCCAAGTGAAATGCATATTCCTGTTAATCGCCCTGTATTGTTGAAAATTCGGGCTAGGGATGTTTTGCACAGTGTATTTATCCCTCACATGCGTGTGAAAATGGATGCTGTTCCGGGAATGCCGACCAAATTTTGGTTTGTTGCGGACAAAACAACCGCTGATATGCGCGCTGAAACAGGGAATCAAAATTTTGATTATGAAATTGCTTGCACAGAAGTTTGCGGGCAAGGACACTTTTCAATGAAATTGCGGTTGATAGTAGAAGACGAAGCGTCTTATAAGAAATGGTGTGCTGAGCAAGCGACTTTCCTTCAAACTTATCCTGAGTATCTTGCAAAAGTGCCGGAGAATTTGAAAGCGAAGGCGATGAAATATGTGCCAGCCGAAGCGGCAACTCCTGCTGATAGTTCAGCAACTTCCACAGGAGGAGCAGGATCAAGTACGAGTCTACGCTAATTTGTTAATTTAAATACATTAAAAGTATATGTCAGCTATTGAAGGATTGGAAACAGCTCATCACCACGAAACCGAGCATGAACACCACCACGAAGCACAAAACTTTTGGCAGAAATATATATTTTGTGAAGACCACAAAGTTATAGCGAAGCAATATTTGATCACCGGGATTATGTGGGCGGTGATCGGGATTTCCATGTCTGTGATTTTTCGTATTCAATTAGGTTTGCCGGATTCTAATCTTTCCTGGCTTAAACCTGTATTGGGTGGCTGGATCAGTGACGCGGGTAAGTTAGACCCAAATTTTTACCTTGCTTTGGTTACCATGCACGGAACCATTATGGTGTTCTTTGTACTAACGGCTGGGTTGAGCGGAACATTTAGTAACTTCCTTATTCCGCTTCAAATTGGAGCGCGGGATATGGCATCTGGTTTCATGAACATGTTATCGTACTGGTTCTTTTTCCTTGCCAGTGTTATCATGTTTGCTTCGTTGTTTTTGCAAGCAGGACCAGCAGCCGGTGGTTGGGTAATTTATCCGCCATTGAGTGCTTTGCCTCAGGCACACCCAGGCTCAGGAATGGGTATGACGCTTTGGCTGGCAAGTATGGCACTTTTTATTGTGTCTCAGCTTTTGGGAGGTATTAACTACATTACTACGGTTATCAACTTGCGTACCAGAGGAATGTCATTCGACCGTCTTCCACTGACGATCTGGTCTTTCCTGATCACGGCGGTTTTGGGTCTGATATCTTTCCCGGTTCTTTTGTCATCCGTATTACTGTTGATTTTCGACCGTCATTTCGGGACTAGCTTTTATCTTTCCGACATTTATATCAATGGTGAAGCGCTGCCAAACGTTGGTGGTAGCCCGATCTTGTTCCAGCATTTGTTCTGGTTCTTAGGACACCCTGAGGTTTACATTGTATTGTTACCAGGACTTGGTATCACTTCTGAAGTTATTGCTACCAACTCACGCAAGCCGATCTTCGGTTACCGTGCGATGATCGCATCCATGTTAGGTATTGCATTCCTTGCATTTATCGTGTGGGCTCACCATATGTTTGTTACAGGTATGAATCCATTCCTTGGATCTGTATTTATGTTCCTTACATTGATTATTGCCGTTCCATCTGCCGTGAAAGGATTTAACTATATTACAACACTTTGGAAGGGAAACATTGTTTTCACGCCCGGAATGTTGTTCTCTATTGGTCTTGTTTCATTGTTTGTATCCGGTGGTTTAACGGGGATTATCCTTGGAAACAGTGCACTTGATATTCAACTTCACGACACTTACTTCGTTGTAGCCCACTTTCACCTTGTAATGGGAGCTGCGTCTGCATTCGGACTTTTTGCAGGGGTTTATCACTGGTTCCCTAAGATGTTCGGTAGAATGATGAATACGACATTGGGTCAGATTCACTTCTGGTTGACGTTCATTGGTATCTATCTTGTATTTATCCCAATGCACTACGTTGGTATCGCAGGTTTCCCCCGCAGATATTACCAGTTCACCAGCTACGACTTTACGCATAAGTTCATGGATATGAACATGTTCATCTCTGTTGCTGCGATCTTATCGTTCCTGGCGCAGTTTATTTTCCTATGGAACTTCTTTTACAGCATTTTCAAAGGAAGAAGAGCGCCGCAAAATCCTTGGAATTCCAATACATTGGAATGGACAACGCCGATCAATCCTGGACATGGAAACTGGGTTGGAGAAATCCCTGCCGTTTACCGCTGGTCGTATGATTACAGTAAGCCAGGAGCGAAAGAAGATTTCATCCCACAAAACATACCATATTCTCAAACACTGGAATCAAACTTCCCGCATGAGAATGAACTGATAGCCACAGAAAAGGCGATTGAGTCACAAAATTATAATGACCAGTTCAACGCACATTGATATCAAGGCCAACCGGCGTTTTCGTCGGTTGGCCTTGAATACTGTCATTGTACTCTATTTTCTTATTATAGCGGGTGGGGTAGTGAGGAGCACGGGTGCTGGGATGGGTTGCCCGGACTGGCCCAGATGCTTTGGAAGATGGGTTCCGCCAACTGAAGTTTCGCAGTTACCAGCCAATTATAAGGAGCTTTACGGCGCAAAGCTTAAAGGTGAGATTGAATTTAATCCTGTTAAGACCTGGATTGAATATGTGAACAGACTTCTGGGCGCTTTTACAGGAGTAATGATCTTTCTGACCCTGCTAGCCTCTATTCCTTTTCTCAGATCCGGCAACAAGCGTATTTTTTATTACAGTTTGTCAGCGTTCATTTTGGTGGGATTTCAGGGGTGGCTGGGAGCCAAGGTTGTGTCCTTTGAATTGCTGCCAATTGTTGTTACGCTCCATATGCTGTTGGCTATTGTGATCGTATTTCTGCTCTTGTATCTTTTCACGTGGTCGGCTTACGCTGGCAATATTTTGCAGTTGAAAGAGTCGAGTAAGAAGGCAATTGGAGGGATTGGAGTTGTAGTTATTACATTGTCGCTGATACAGATCTTACTTGGAACACAGGTTAGGGAAGCAATGGATGAAGTGATTCAGAAATTGGGTTATCAGGCAAGGAGTGAATGGATCGATGAATTGGGCTTGAATTTCTACATACATCGGTCGTTTTCAATTCTTGTGTTTGTTGTAAATCTTTATTGGATTAACAAGATTTTTAAAGCAGAGGGCAAGGGATCGATAGCTGGGAAGATAGCCATTGCATGTTTTTGGATATTGATCCTTGAAATTGGAACGGGCATATTAATGGCCTATTTTGGCGTTCCGCCTTTTGCACAGCCATTGCATTTAACATTTGCGATCCTATTGATCGGGCTGCAATTTGTGATTTGGTTAGTAGTAAATGGGAAAAAGTATTTGAAGTATTCGTCAGATATTCGGTTAGCGAAAAGTACGATTTAGAAATAAATAATTGTAGTAATGATATCAGCTGAGGGAAGCTTAGGAGGCGTTGGGAAGATTAGAGAGAGAATAGGCGTTTTATTTGAGTTGCTAAAATTCAGGCTGGCATCGCTGATTGCATTTTCGGGTGCGATGGGTTACTGCCTGGGTGCGAAGGAAGTTGAAACAGGAAAACTGGTACTTTTTATCATTGCATCCATAGGCATTACAGGGGCAGCCAACATTATCAACCAAATTCTGGAAAAGGATTTTGATAAATTGATGAAAAGGACCACTAACCGACCATTACCGAGCGGAAGGATTACAGTGGATCAGGCAATTATCTGGGCTGTGTTTTTAGGCATAACGTCACTGGCGATATTTGTGTTGATATTCAACCTTAGCACAGGATTGATTTCGCTGTTATCGTTGGTTCTTTACGGTTTCGTTTACACACCTTTAAAAAGAGTTGGTCCGATAGCCGTTTTTGTAGGCGCTTTTCCAGGCGCATTTCCTCCAATGATTGGCTGGGTTGCAGCTACAAATCACTTTGGATTGGAGCCGGGCATTTTGTTTGCTATTCAATTTTTTTGGCAATTCCCACATTTCTGGGCTATTGCTTGGGTGCTTGACGAAGATTATAAGAGAGCAGGGTTCAAATTGCTTCCTGCCAATGGCTTGAAAGACGTTAATACGACTTTGCAAATAATGATTTATACCGTATTCCTGCTGCCCATTGGCTGGTTGCCATACGAATTGGGTATGACGGGAATCAATTCGGCTTTTGTCGCTACGGTATTTGGCGTTCTGTTTTTGGCTCAGACTTTCCACTTAATGCGCACTTGCACGGATAAAACGGCAAAGCAATTGATGTTCGGATCGTTCATATATTTGCCAATTGTGCAGATCGCCTTTTTGTTGGATAAATTGTGAAAATGAAAAATTAGTGAAAATGGAAAGTGTTCAGCAGTATAAAGTAGATAAAGAACCTCAGGCAACATTGGCTATGGACCCAATGAAGTTTATCCTGTGGTTATTTTTGGTTAGCATTATCATGTTATTTGCTTCTCAGTGCAGCGCATATCTGGTGAGAAGAGCCGAAGGGAACTGGCTTGAGTTTGCAATGCCTAAGATTTTCTGGTATAGCACCGGCGTTCTCCTGATGAGCAGTGCCGCAATGCAATGGGCTTTCTTTTCGGCAAAAAAAGATCAGTTCAAACAATTGAAAATAGCAATTTCTATTACTTTTGTACTTGGTCTGGCGTTCCTTTGGATGCAGTTTGAGGGATGGAAAGAGCTGGTTGCGATGAATGTTTATTTCGTTGGAAACCCTTCTGGTTCGTTTTTTTACGTGTTTACCGGATTGCACGGTTTCCATATTATCAGCGGGTTGATTGTTTTGCTTTATTCGCTGACAGCTGCATTTAAGTTGAAAGTGCATGCAAAGAATCTAAGACGTATTCAGATCTGTGCCACATATTGGCATTTTCTAGATTTACTTTGGTTATATCTTTTTGTTTTTTTATTGACTTTTAATTAATACTTTTTTCAATGGCTGCAAATGTAACAACACCTGGCGCGGTAGAACCCAAAATGTGGATGGGGGGAATTGAGCCTATGAAAGCAAGTTATGGTAAACTGATGATGTGGTTTTTCCTTATCTCAGATACCTTCACTTTCTCAGCCCTACTCGTTGCGTACGGTACAGCGCGGTTCAGCTTTCCGGCTTTTTCGGGAGATGTAGCTGATTTTACATTTTCAAACATGTATTGGCCTATTCCTGAGAAGGTTTATGAGGCAGTGCCTTTCCTTCACGGAATTTCCCTTCCCCTCGTTTTTGTTGGAATTATGACCTTTATTTTGATCGCGAGCAGCGTGACAATGGTGCTTGCCGTAGAAGCAGGACACCGTATGGATCGTGCGAATGTTGAAAAATATATGCTCTGGACAATCCTGGGAGGATTTACATTCTTAGGCTGCCAGGCTTGGGAGTGGGCTCACTTTATCCATGGTACGGACACTGGAAGTGTAATGAAAGTTATTGAAAACGGCACTTGGGTTGATAAAACAATATTCGGTGCAAACTTGACGGAAAATCAATACGGCCCTCCCGCATTTGCTGACTTCTTTTTCTTTATTACTGGTTTCCACGGAACGCACGTTTTTAGCGGTGTTATTCTGAATATTCTGATTTTCTTCCGTACAGCAACCGGTTTTTACGATAAGAGAGGAAGCTATGAAATGGTTGAGAAAGTAGGACTTTACTGGCACTTTGTAGATTTGGTGTGGGTATTCGTATTTACATTCTTTTATCTGGTTTAAATCATCCAATAATATTAATTCCTAATCAAATGTCGGAAGTACACCATATTCATAACCAGGATCCAAATGCAGGCGCTGAGCAACGCAAAGCAATCTGGAAAACTTTTTGGATTCTCCTTGTATTAACAGCAGTCGAATTCCTTATTGCTTTTACAGTTCCTCACGGAATTTTGAAAATCACCATTTTCATCGTGATGACAATAGTTAAGGCGTTTTATATTGTTGGAGAATTCATGCACTTAAAGCATGAAACCAAGTCACTGATCTGGTCTATTATGGTTCCCATCATATTTGTTGCCTGGTTGATATTGGCGCTTATGCTTGAAGGAAACGCAATTTTTGAGGCCATTTTTGATTAAGTAGTTCGCATGAAGAATTTTCCCAAGGCCGGATTACTGATCGTAACATTAGTAATACCGGCTTTGATTTTTGTAATGCTCAGGCTTTTCGCAACCAACCATTATGATCTTCCTTATTTTAATCCGCAGGTGGGTGGTGATGGAAAAGTGGTCATTGTTAATGGGGATACTGTTTTTCAAAAACGAGAAACATTGCAACTGGCCTCGGGAGATTATAAGCTTGGAAATGAGATCTCGGTAATCAGTTTTTTGCCAAAGGATTGCTCAGATACGTGCAAACTTGTATTGTCCAACCTGAAAAGGATTTATGACATGCGCAGCGAAGCGAATAGCTTAATCATTAAGACACTCTCGGAAGACAGTGTTCTGACGTCGTCAGCATATCCTGACGAATTGGGAAAGGAAGGTTGGGGAACATTACGAGTTACTAATACAGAAGCGGGCAACATCCTGAATGTCGAATCTGCTTCTTGGAAAGGGAAAGCTGAACTTTATCCTATTGAAAGCAGGTTAGTGTTGATAGACGGCAATGGTTACACAAGAGGTTTTTATGACGGTGCCGACCCTGAAGAAATTGATCGCCTGATGGCGGAAGTGAAGATTTTGAATTACGAGAATAAAGCGAGTGCGAATCCATAATTATGGCAACAGTAGTCTTAGAAAAAAAACCGAAATACGAACGCATTATCAACATTCTGGCGATTGTAATTCCAATTGCAGTTGCCGCTCTTTTGGGAATTCGGCAGAAAGTTGAATTAGGTGCATGGACAAAAGTGCTTCCTCACGTTATCGGTGTTATCAATACGCTGACAGCAATCTTTTTGATTGCGGGATTTTATTTTGTCAAAAACAATAACATTAGTGCGCACCGGAAAGCTATGACAGGTGCATTCCTGTTGGGCGCTGTGTTTTTGGTTTGTTACATTTTGTACCACATTTCAAATAAATCAACGCCTTTCGGTGGTGAAGGGTTTGTAAGGCCGATCTATTACTTTTTACTGATTTCGCACATTACATTGTCGATCGTGGTCGTTTGGTTTGTATTGCGTGCCGTGTATTTTGGTTATACCAATCAGATTATCGAACATAGGAAAGCAGTAAAATGGGCTTTGCCGATCTGGCTTTACGTGAGTATCAGTGGCGTTGTGGTTTACCTGATGATTAGTCCCTATTACGTATGAAAAATTTTAAGATAATATTCGGTTTCATAATGCTGTTTGTGCTTTCGGGCGTAGATGTTTGGGCCCAGTGTGCCATGTGCCGCGGATCAGTAGAGAGTTCTATGGGAAATGGCAGGAACAATGTTGGAGTCGGGCTTAACACCGGGATCATGTTTCTTTTTGTAATGCCGTACTTGCTGGTAGCCGTGATTGGTTATCTGTGGTATCGAAACAGCAAGAAGAATCTGCAAGAGCGACAATTTATTGCCTCCCGTGTGAAGCAAGCTTATCAAGGCTGAGAATCAAAATAATTTTATATAAAGCGAAGCAGCGATCTGTTTCGCTTTTTTTGTGACTTGATTGCAACGTTAATAATGTCATTTTGAGGCGTAGATCTGTAATTTGAAGCCTTTAATGAGAAACCCGGATCTATGCGACTGATACTTTTTCTTCTACTGTTCCTGAATGGCGCATTAGCAAATGCACAGGCAATTTCTACCTCCAAACCGTGGACTTTCTGGTGGTGGATGGGCAGCGCGGTGAATAAAAAGGATATTACGGTGCAATTGGAATACTTTCAAAAATCGGGAGTAGGCGGTGTCCACATTATCCCAATCTATGAAGTGAAAGGTTATGAATCGCAATCCGTCCCTTTCCTGACTCCGCAGTGGCTGGATTTGGTGCAGCATACAGTTCGCGAAGGCAAGCGATTGGACCTCGGCGTGGATTTGACCACAGGAACGGGTTGGCCGTTTGGCGGTCCAAATGTTACACCGGAGTTGGGGGCCAAGAATATGACAGTCAAAAACAACGAATTGTCAATTCAGCCGACCAAGCAAAAAGTGAAACGGGCTGCGCCGGGCGGAGAGGGCTTAGTCCTTGATCCGTTTCATGCAACCGCCATGTCACGTTATCTCACAAGATTTGATTCCGCTTTTGCTCGCAAGAAAGACTTGCCTCGCTCTATGTACAATGATTCCTACGAAGCATATGGCGCTAACTGGACGGATGATTTTTTAGAGGAATTTAAAAAAAGACGCGGTTACGAACTGGGTGAAAATCTAGCATTACTGACGGATTCAACTGGAAAAGCAGGCTCTGAACTGGTTCGGATCGATTACCATCAAACATTATCCGAGTTACTTAGAGAGCGGTACGCAAAGCCCTGGACAGATTGGAACACCAAACACGGTTTTCTAACGCGATATCAAGCGCACGGTTCCCCGGGGAATCTGTTGGATCTGTACGACGCTGCGGACATTCCGGAAACCGAGTCTTTCGGAACCAGCCGCTTTTCCATCCCCGGACTTCGCATTGATCCGGATTATTCCATCGACCAGTTTGGGACGCCTGATCCTTTGGCGATGAAGTTTGCATCATCCGCCGCGCATTTTTCTGGTAAGAAACTGGTGAGTTCAGAAACCGGAACGTGGCTTGCTAATCATTTCAAAGTCTCGCTATCGCAGGTCAAGCCGCAGATCGACGAGCTTTTCACTGCGGGTATTAATCATATTTTCTACCATGGGAGCACTTACTCGCCTGTGCAAGAGCCATATCCGGGATGGCTATTTTATGCTTCAACCAACTTTGGATCGACCTCACATTTTGCTGAGCACTTTTCGTTGCTGAATAAATACGTACAGCGCTGTCAGGAACTGCTTCAAAATAGCAAGTCGGATAATGATGTGCTGGTCTATTTCCCTATTCATGATCTTTGGGCGACGAAGGCCAAGTCTTCCGGCAATGTGCATTTATTGGAAGTGCATCATGTCGATCGCTGGTTGTTGGATCTTCCTTTTGGTAAGCTCACCCAACAGCTTTGGAAAAAGGGTTTTGGTTTTGATTATGTTTCGGATTTGCAGCTTAGCCGCTTAAAATTGGATGGCAATGGTAATCTCACAAGCGGAAATGCGGTTTACAAATCCCTCATCATTCCCGTAAGCACTTACATGCCCGAAGAAACATTAAATGAATTGCAACGATTGGCAGCAAAAGGAGCGAAAATCATTTTCCAAAATCATTTCCCCGAAAAAGCAACGGGTTATTCCACTGGTCCCGAAAAGCAAAGCAGCTTCCTGGATGAATTAACAAAGCTAAAAAAAGAGAAGAATGTCCGTGTTTCCGATGATTTTGAGAAAGAACTGATTGCCAGCGGGGCACTACGGGAATCGTTTGCCGAAGAGGGCTTGACATTTATTCGTAAAAAAACACAGGATAATAAACGGCTTTATTTTGTCGCGAATTTAGGTGATCATTTTAAGGAAGGTTGGGTTAAGGTTAACATTACTGGGGCATTTGAAAAACTTGATGCATTGGATGAAGAGGCTTCCTGGGAACCACTTTCACGAAATGGATCGTCGATTTACTTAAAACTTTTGCCTGGGCAGTCATGCTTTTTAAGAGAATCGGTCAAGGATGCTGGACCTGAGCAGCACAGCATTGCAAACAAGGAACTTGAAATTAAAGGCAATTGGAATCTTCAATTTTTAAAAGGC
Coding sequences:
- a CDS encoding cytochrome C oxidase subunit IV family protein, with protein sequence MSEVHHIHNQDPNAGAEQRKAIWKTFWILLVLTAVEFLIAFTVPHGILKITIFIVMTIVKAFYIVGEFMHLKHETKSLIWSIMVPIIFVAWLILALMLEGNAIFEAIFD
- a CDS encoding cytochrome c oxidase subunit 3, whose translation is MAANVTTPGAVEPKMWMGGIEPMKASYGKLMMWFFLISDTFTFSALLVAYGTARFSFPAFSGDVADFTFSNMYWPIPEKVYEAVPFLHGISLPLVFVGIMTFILIASSVTMVLAVEAGHRMDRANVEKYMLWTILGGFTFLGCQAWEWAHFIHGTDTGSVMKVIENGTWVDKTIFGANLTENQYGPPAFADFFFFITGFHGTHVFSGVILNILIFFRTATGFYDKRGSYEMVEKVGLYWHFVDLVWVFVFTFFYLV
- the cyoE gene encoding heme o synthase, whose protein sequence is MISAEGSLGGVGKIRERIGVLFELLKFRLASLIAFSGAMGYCLGAKEVETGKLVLFIIASIGITGAANIINQILEKDFDKLMKRTTNRPLPSGRITVDQAIIWAVFLGITSLAIFVLIFNLSTGLISLLSLVLYGFVYTPLKRVGPIAVFVGAFPGAFPPMIGWVAATNHFGLEPGILFAIQFFWQFPHFWAIAWVLDEDYKRAGFKLLPANGLKDVNTTLQIMIYTVFLLPIGWLPYELGMTGINSAFVATVFGVLFLAQTFHLMRTCTDKTAKQLMFGSFIYLPIVQIAFLLDKL
- a CDS encoding cytochrome c oxidase subunit 3, whose translation is MESVQQYKVDKEPQATLAMDPMKFILWLFLVSIIMLFASQCSAYLVRRAEGNWLEFAMPKIFWYSTGVLLMSSAAMQWAFFSAKKDQFKQLKIAISITFVLGLAFLWMQFEGWKELVAMNVYFVGNPSGSFFYVFTGLHGFHIISGLIVLLYSLTAAFKLKVHAKNLRRIQICATYWHFLDLLWLYLFVFLLTFN
- a CDS encoding COX15/CtaA family protein, which translates into the protein MTSSTHIDIKANRRFRRLALNTVIVLYFLIIAGGVVRSTGAGMGCPDWPRCFGRWVPPTEVSQLPANYKELYGAKLKGEIEFNPVKTWIEYVNRLLGAFTGVMIFLTLLASIPFLRSGNKRIFYYSLSAFILVGFQGWLGAKVVSFELLPIVVTLHMLLAIVIVFLLLYLFTWSAYAGNILQLKESSKKAIGGIGVVVITLSLIQILLGTQVREAMDEVIQKLGYQARSEWIDELGLNFYIHRSFSILVFVVNLYWINKIFKAEGKGSIAGKIAIACFWILILEIGTGILMAYFGVPPFAQPLHLTFAILLIGLQFVIWLVVNGKKYLKYSSDIRLAKSTI
- a CDS encoding cytochrome c oxidase subunit I, coding for MSAIEGLETAHHHETEHEHHHEAQNFWQKYIFCEDHKVIAKQYLITGIMWAVIGISMSVIFRIQLGLPDSNLSWLKPVLGGWISDAGKLDPNFYLALVTMHGTIMVFFVLTAGLSGTFSNFLIPLQIGARDMASGFMNMLSYWFFFLASVIMFASLFLQAGPAAGGWVIYPPLSALPQAHPGSGMGMTLWLASMALFIVSQLLGGINYITTVINLRTRGMSFDRLPLTIWSFLITAVLGLISFPVLLSSVLLLIFDRHFGTSFYLSDIYINGEALPNVGGSPILFQHLFWFLGHPEVYIVLLPGLGITSEVIATNSRKPIFGYRAMIASMLGIAFLAFIVWAHHMFVTGMNPFLGSVFMFLTLIIAVPSAVKGFNYITTLWKGNIVFTPGMLFSIGLVSLFVSGGLTGIILGNSALDIQLHDTYFVVAHFHLVMGAASAFGLFAGVYHWFPKMFGRMMNTTLGQIHFWLTFIGIYLVFIPMHYVGIAGFPRRYYQFTSYDFTHKFMDMNMFISVAAILSFLAQFIFLWNFFYSIFKGRRAPQNPWNSNTLEWTTPINPGHGNWVGEIPAVYRWSYDYSKPGAKEDFIPQNIPYSQTLESNFPHENELIATEKAIESQNYNDQFNAH